In the genome of Quercus robur chromosome 3, dhQueRobu3.1, whole genome shotgun sequence, one region contains:
- the LOC126719403 gene encoding protein ACCELERATED CELL DEATH 6-like produces the protein MEPLTQHGGEDIQRTVGEGSPGRIPITAVECDDPDTQHERNLETMDELFNAAISGNVSFFEEPAGKDFNLEQVTERGNSILHLAAKSGKVQFMKKVLDLQRSLLLLTNCNGNTALHIAARLGHLDMTELLITTCAKEQEAAEKFLLLRKRNLEENTALHEAIRNNYYDIVKLLIWEDPELVSFTNNAGEYPLFLAVDQGFFKIAHYIIDTVPKCFYGGRNNMNVSHAAVIRYQTSK, from the exons ATGGAACCTCTTACACAACATGGTGGTGAAGATATACAGCGGACAGTTGGAGAGGGTTCACCAGGAAGGATACCAATAACAGCGGTGGAATGTGATGATCCTGACACTCAACATGA GAGGAACCTCGAAACAATGGATGAACTGTTCAATGCTGCAATTTCTGGGAATGTTAGTTTCTTTGAAGAACCGGCGGGTAAGGATTTCAATCTCGAGCAAGTGACAGAGAGGGGGAACTCTATTCTTCACTTGGCAGCGAAATCTGGAAAGGTGCAGTTCATGAAAAAAGTCCTCGATTTGCAGCGTTCACTTTTGCTTCTGACAAATTGCAATGGCAACACTGCACTACATATTGCAGCAAGATTAGGGCATTTGGACATGACAGAGCTGTTAATAACTACTTGTGCAAAAGAACAAGAAGCTGCAGAGAAATTCTTGCTACTAAGAAAGAgaaatttggaggaaaataCCGCACTGCATGAGGctataagaaataattattatgaCATTGTGAAGTTACTAATTTGGGAAGACCCAGAGTTGGTTTCGTTTACAAATAATGCAGGGGAATACCCTCTCTTTTTAGCAGTGGATCaaggatttttcaaaattgctcATTACATTATAGATACCGTTCCAAAATGCTTCTATGGGGGAAGGAACAACATGAATGTCTCGCATGCAGCTGTCATTCGCTACCAAACTAGTAAGTAA